The Thermoanaerobacterium thermosaccharolyticum DSM 571 region TCATGGTTGGCGCCGACATTGTAAAAAATGAAATAACTGCACATGCCATTGCATCATCAAATTTAATTAAAGATGTACACACTGTTTTTGAAATAGGTGGTCAAGATTCAAAAATAATAATATTGAGGGATGGAATTGTAGTAGATTTTGCAATGAATACGGTTTGTGCGGCAGGTACGGGATCATTTCTCGATCAGCAGGCTTACAGGCTCAACATACCTATAGAGGAATTTGGCGACCTTGCTCTAAAATCAGTAAGTCCTGTTAGAATTGCAGGCAGATGTGGTGTATTTGCTGAGTCTGATATGATACATAAGCAGCAGATGGGATACACGTTGCCAGACATAATAAGTGGCTTGTGTGAAGCGTTGGTTAGAAACTATTTAAACAATGTAGGAAAAGGGAAGGATATAAGGGAACCGATTGTGTTTCAAGGAGGTGTAGCTGCAAATAAAGGCATAAAAGCGGCATTTGAAAAAGCTTTAGGCATGAAAGTATATGTTCCTAAATATTATGGTGTAATGGGAGCGATAGGTGCAGCTATCCTTGCCAAAGAGGCTGTAAAGAAAAAAGGCTTTAGCGAGTTTAAAGGTTTTGAAATTGCTGATTTTGATTATAAAGCACAAGGTTTTGAATGTACCGGCTGCTCAAACGGATGTGAGGTTGTGGAGTTTATAAAAGATGATGAAGTAATATCCCGTTGGGGTGATAAATGTGGCAAGTGGTCAAACTCTACAAGCAAGAATATTTTTTCAAAAAATGTATCTTAACTATTAGTGATTATAAGGATCGTCTTTGATCCTTATAATCAAACTATTATCTCTATTTTATCGCCCTTTTTAAGAACATCTGTGTATGAAGCTTTTCTTCCGTTTAAAATCATTTCAGGGATTTTATTTTTAGGTATCTGGAAATCGATAAAATTAAATATGTCGATGAATATGTACTGTTCTTTTCCTTTCAGCGTTGTTTTATCTCCATTTATGTAAACAAAAAATTCTTCTTCATCGTCGACTATATTTACGTCATCACCATTTTTCACAATATAGTCGTCATCTACGATAGATCCATTGACTGTGATTTTTGATGCGCTGTATTTATCTTTAAGATCCTTTATGGTGATGGAAGCGTCTTTGCCATTTATGCCACTTACAACGACTATTTTATCGCCGTTTTCTACTTTTGATTTAAGATTTGATACGATTCCATTTTTTAAAATCTTGGCGGGTGTTCCTACTTCACCATTTATAACGATATTTTTTCCGTTAAGTTTAAATGACAGATTTTTTCCTGGTCGTGCAATTAACTTTTTAGAGTCAAAATTAGTTTTTAGAAGCACATCCATTATGGTCATTTCTTTCACATTTAATAATTCTAATTTTTCATCATTAAAATAGATGGTTATAAAATCTTTTTTTCTGTCAATCATTGATGAGTAAGCGATGCCAATAGGTGTGATGTATTCCGGGCCTTTTAATTTTTTGCCTTTGTATTCCACGACGGTGATGGAGCTTGCATCTCTCACAGAAACTCTTTCTGGTTGTATAGACAAATTTTTTGCAATTTCTTCTGCTATATTAGGAAGGTTACTACTACCTCCTACTAAAAATACTGCAGATGGACTTTTTCCATTGTATTTTAGAATTTCATCGCAGATTTTTTTTGAAAGATTTTTAACTACAGGGTCTATTATCTTAAGCACATCAGATCTTGATATTTTGTGTTCAATTCCTATGACGTCTTTAAATTTTATTTCTTTTTTTGAGGTCGTTTTTATTTTTTCGGCAGTGTCAAAATCGGTAAGGAAATGCTGTTGTATCGTCTCAGTCACTTCATCGCCGGCAAATGGGACCATTGAGTATGCTATTATATTTCCATCTTTTGAAATAGCTATATCTGAAGTACCTGCTCCAATATCTACAAGTGCTATGTTTAACATTCTGATTTGAGGCATTATTGCAACGCCGATTGCTGCTATTGGTTCCAATGTAAGGTATGTAACATTCAAATCTGCTTTTCTTGCAACAGAGTATAAACTTTCTACTACATCGTATGGCAAGAATGTAGCTATTATTTCAACAGAAATCTCACGGCCTGTGTGGTCCTTCAGGTTAGTAATAGGGAGACCATCTAGATAAAAACTGGATATAGAGTATCCTACCATGTGGTATTTTACCGAATAACCTTCATGTGATATCTCTTCTTTTGCAGTGTTTAGGGCTGATAGAACTAGATTATCGATGTCCCTGTCTTTTATTATATAATTTTCATCGATGCTTTTTTCGATTCTTACAATTTTTGTTTTTAATGACCTTCCGGCAGCAGCTAAACTTACATTTTTAAGGCTTATTCCAAGCTTTTTTTCAAGCTTTTCTTTTATTTTGCACGCAACAGACGCCACTTTTTCTATATCGTGTATTTGACCGTCGAACATTACTCTGTCGGTATGTTCCATTTGTTCTACTGCAAGTATTTTTAATTTATCATCTTCCGGCATACCCACAAGGCCTACAACAACTCTTGTTCCAATGTCAAGCGAAAAAATCAAATTATCGTTCATCAAAATTCCCCC contains the following coding sequences:
- a CDS encoding cell division protein FtsA translates to MNDNLIFSLDIGTRVVVGLVGMPEDDKLKILAVEQMEHTDRVMFDGQIHDIEKVASVACKIKEKLEKKLGISLKNVSLAAAGRSLKTKIVRIEKSIDENYIIKDRDIDNLVLSALNTAKEEISHEGYSVKYHMVGYSISSFYLDGLPITNLKDHTGREISVEIIATFLPYDVVESLYSVARKADLNVTYLTLEPIAAIGVAIMPQIRMLNIALVDIGAGTSDIAISKDGNIIAYSMVPFAGDEVTETIQQHFLTDFDTAEKIKTTSKKEIKFKDVIGIEHKISRSDVLKIIDPVVKNLSKKICDEILKYNGKSPSAVFLVGGSSNLPNIAEEIAKNLSIQPERVSVRDASSITVVEYKGKKLKGPEYITPIGIAYSSMIDRKKDFITIYFNDEKLELLNVKEMTIMDVLLKTNFDSKKLIARPGKNLSFKLNGKNIVINGEVGTPAKILKNGIVSNLKSKVENGDKIVVVSGINGKDASITIKDLKDKYSASKITVNGSIVDDDYIVKNGDDVNIVDDEEEFFVYINGDKTTLKGKEQYIFIDIFNFIDFQIPKNKIPEMILNGRKASYTDVLKKGDKIEIIV
- a CDS encoding acyl-CoA dehydratase activase: MDVYMGIDVGSVSTDVALIDSKNEVIDFVYIRTQGQPIKAVQKAMVMLRDRIHTDISVKGVGTTGSARQLTGLMVGADIVKNEITAHAIASSNLIKDVHTVFEIGGQDSKIIILRDGIVVDFAMNTVCAAGTGSFLDQQAYRLNIPIEEFGDLALKSVSPVRIAGRCGVFAESDMIHKQQMGYTLPDIISGLCEALVRNYLNNVGKGKDIREPIVFQGGVAANKGIKAAFEKALGMKVYVPKYYGVMGAIGAAILAKEAVKKKGFSEFKGFEIADFDYKAQGFECTGCSNGCEVVEFIKDDEVISRWGDKCGKWSNSTSKNIFSKNVS